Below is a genomic region from Leptospira venezuelensis.
TTATCTGTCTTATTCACGGAGATGGAATCGATGGTTCCGATCGTCTGAATGGATTCCACCATAGAATCGAACTTATCTGGATTCACACCGATTCCTAATTGCAAAGTTCTTTTACCAGCTAACCCTGACCTTTGTTCGTATTGGATCACACCTTTCGCGTCTTCTACCATCTTACGGGTTTTCTTTTCATTTTCATCAAACTCAGAAGTTCTGGAAGAAACCGCAGCTACCTTCTCATATTTTTGGGAAGAAGCAGAAATTGGAGCCTTATCTTGGGAAGCATAGAACTTTTCAGATGCATAGTTCTTACGTCCATAATCGAAGTTGATAGAGGAACCTTGTTCTTGGTTTACAATATTTGTTTCTGGACCGACTGCATAACTGTAGATAAGCCTGATTATAAATAAAAATGCGAAAATCCCCGCAAATACGAGAGAAAACTTTTTAACAAATTTAGAAACACTGCTGAATTGTTCCA
It encodes:
- a CDS encoding DUF4349 domain-containing protein; translation: MEQFSSVSKFVKKFSLVFAGIFAFLFIIRLIYSYAVGPETNIVNQEQGSSINFDYGRKNYASEKFYASQDKAPISASSQKYEKVAAVSSRTSEFDENEKKTRKMVEDAKGVIQYEQRSGLAGKRTLQLGIGVNPDKFDSMVESIQTIGTIDSISVNKTDKTNEYKNITATRISLEKSKAGLLSLKGRNGKIEELISLEKEILEIEGKIQDLGVKLGEFDQENEFCTIKFTLKETGAVAGGFITFLKKCKISLEWTIKYGLLFSFLYAFAAVGGWITWFFGTKILGYLRTKGML